Proteins found in one Paenibacillus wynnii genomic segment:
- a CDS encoding VanZ family protein, translated as MPVQRSSIKWLRRLIGPAFIFYSAAVIYWMFIGFGREIHTGGILKYNLVPLRTVLLFLNLDNGVALTDRIINLIGNIVVFIPFGFMLPLIRNRLYSLTRLTLYAIFIILILEMMQMLLHVGSFDVDDLLLNMVGVWAGYRILRFSKMNSEV; from the coding sequence GTGCCAGTTCAAAGGAGTAGCATAAAGTGGCTTCGAAGATTAATAGGACCAGCGTTTATCTTTTATAGTGCTGCAGTTATCTATTGGATGTTTATCGGTTTTGGGAGAGAGATTCATACTGGGGGTATCTTGAAGTATAATCTTGTGCCTTTGCGTACAGTGCTCCTCTTCCTTAATCTTGACAACGGAGTAGCTCTAACCGACCGGATTATAAACTTAATTGGGAATATAGTAGTGTTCATTCCTTTTGGATTTATGCTCCCGTTAATTCGGAATCGATTATACTCTTTGACAAGACTCACGCTGTATGCGATATTTATCATTCTCATATTGGAAATGATGCAAATGCTGCTTCATGTAGGCAGCTTTGATGTCGACGATCTGCTGTTGAATATGGTTGGCGTTTGGGCAGGGTATCGTATACTCCGGTTTTCCAAGATGAATTCAGAAGTGTAG
- a CDS encoding MMPL family transporter, which yields MKTILKARWAVILIWLAAAVVLFMTAPAISDLVREKGQISVPAGYTSSRAAEIMKEVSEAKGGETLHQVALVFNNPKGIGAEETETVKQGVEKLLANKEALQLNSIVDPFTQPELKETLVAKDGKTLMVALSVMGGEEAVKELPAKVDALLSDVDADHYLTSEGLITEDTIASSEAGLKKSEYITVVFILLILFVVFRSFVAPFVPLLTVGLSYIVAQSIVAFLVDLYSFPLSTFTQIFMVAVMFGIGTDYCILLISRFKEELASSEDTKSAIIATYRKAGGTVFYSGLAVFVGFVAIGMSKFVLYRSAVAVAVGIAVMLLALVTVVPFFMAVLGKTMFWPSRGKLEHSESRIWGTAGSFSLKRPWAAMLIVAAVVIPFLATYDGKLSFNSMDEIGSDYASVKGFNIISESFGPGESMPGKIVIKNDDRMDTSEYMGLAEKISRELEKVEGVKSVRSMSRPAGEQINDFLIPTQVGTLSDGLVQTNEGLTQIQTGLSLASKQLSDNAPKLNEAVAGSAKLTKGTSDLKDGIVALGDGLSRIESGIKSGSTGAGEIKAGLQQAAASAQKLADANEALLAGYTKIGGGLTALNGGLGQLKDQLQGVATALTGLGTSFTGLETSYPDLLQDVNYQTIKGTVTESGTGASKLAAGLDQVSGQLKGAASGLNEANTGYAKAAAGQTALAQGLEKLVAGIGQLQSGLNQAAAGQGQIVDQIPTLSGGLDQLQGGQQQLVDGFGQLTGQIGELTAGLSDSADGLKQITGGLDSAQDYLSQIQAAKNDELSGFFVPAEALKTGGIQTVFDNYLSGDRKVMTMDVVFSQNPYSSEAIDSVGDIQAAVDRAVIGTKLENAETAISGVTSTYSDLQKISNEDYTRTVILMLGGIFIILVLLLRSIVMPIYLIVSLVITYFTALGVTEAIFVNLLGYSGITWTTPFFSFVMLVALGVDYSIFLMARFNENKTWDVREAILHAMRNMGTVILSAVVILGGTFASMYPSGVLSMMQIATVVLVGLALYALIFLPFFVPVMVRIFGRGNWWPFRVKPTEPSSNELNM from the coding sequence TTGAAGACCATTTTAAAAGCAAGATGGGCCGTTATTCTGATTTGGCTCGCAGCAGCAGTAGTTTTATTTATGACGGCCCCGGCGATATCGGATCTCGTTCGTGAGAAGGGACAAATCTCGGTTCCGGCCGGATACACCTCATCGAGGGCTGCTGAGATTATGAAGGAAGTATCAGAAGCCAAAGGCGGGGAAACGCTGCATCAGGTGGCGTTGGTATTCAATAATCCTAAGGGCATTGGTGCTGAAGAAACAGAGACCGTTAAGCAGGGTGTTGAGAAGCTGCTCGCGAACAAAGAAGCCCTGCAGCTTAATTCCATTGTTGACCCGTTCACGCAACCGGAGCTGAAAGAAACTTTAGTTGCCAAAGACGGCAAGACCCTTATGGTGGCGTTGTCCGTTATGGGTGGTGAGGAGGCAGTTAAAGAGCTTCCTGCTAAAGTAGATGCCTTACTGTCAGATGTTGATGCTGATCATTACCTGACCAGTGAAGGGCTAATTACCGAGGATACGATTGCCAGCTCGGAAGCGGGTTTGAAGAAATCCGAATACATTACAGTTGTATTTATTCTACTTATCCTGTTTGTAGTGTTCCGTTCGTTTGTGGCACCGTTTGTGCCGCTGCTGACCGTTGGGCTTAGCTACATTGTAGCTCAATCGATTGTGGCCTTTTTGGTTGATTTGTACTCTTTTCCTTTATCGACCTTTACGCAAATCTTTATGGTGGCAGTTATGTTTGGGATCGGGACCGATTATTGTATTCTCTTGATCAGCCGATTTAAAGAAGAGCTTGCCAGCTCTGAAGATACCAAGAGTGCCATTATCGCAACCTACCGTAAGGCAGGGGGAACGGTCTTTTATTCAGGGCTGGCCGTATTCGTCGGTTTCGTGGCCATTGGAATGTCTAAATTCGTTCTTTATCGTTCAGCGGTGGCAGTTGCAGTAGGGATAGCTGTGATGCTGTTGGCTTTAGTTACCGTTGTGCCTTTCTTCATGGCTGTATTGGGCAAAACAATGTTCTGGCCGTCACGCGGCAAGCTTGAGCATAGTGAGAGTCGGATATGGGGCACAGCAGGTTCTTTTTCCTTAAAAAGACCTTGGGCAGCCATGCTGATTGTTGCGGCGGTTGTTATTCCCTTTCTGGCTACGTATGACGGAAAGCTTTCCTTCAACAGCATGGATGAGATTGGTTCAGACTATGCTTCGGTTAAAGGCTTTAACATCATCTCCGAGAGCTTCGGACCGGGTGAATCCATGCCGGGCAAGATTGTAATCAAAAATGATGATCGAATGGATACCTCAGAATATATGGGCTTGGCTGAGAAAATCAGCCGTGAGCTGGAAAAGGTAGAGGGAGTTAAATCCGTACGTAGTATGTCACGCCCAGCTGGAGAGCAAATTAATGATTTTCTAATTCCGACGCAGGTGGGAACTCTATCGGATGGACTGGTTCAAACCAATGAGGGATTGACTCAGATTCAGACGGGCTTGTCATTGGCGAGCAAGCAGCTTAGTGATAATGCGCCGAAGCTTAATGAGGCGGTTGCCGGCAGCGCTAAGCTCACAAAAGGCACATCAGATCTCAAAGACGGCATAGTTGCTTTGGGTGATGGACTATCCCGTATTGAGAGCGGCATAAAGAGCGGCTCCACCGGGGCAGGAGAGATCAAAGCTGGACTGCAGCAGGCAGCAGCAAGTGCTCAGAAGTTAGCAGATGCCAATGAGGCACTTCTGGCAGGCTACACAAAAATTGGCGGTGGATTGACTGCATTAAATGGAGGGCTAGGTCAGCTTAAGGATCAGCTTCAAGGTGTAGCGACGGCGCTTACCGGATTAGGTACGTCCTTTACCGGACTGGAAACCAGCTATCCTGATCTTCTGCAGGATGTTAACTACCAGACGATAAAAGGGACTGTGACCGAGAGCGGTACAGGAGCCTCCAAGCTTGCGGCAGGCCTGGATCAAGTATCAGGTCAATTAAAAGGCGCAGCTTCAGGTTTGAATGAGGCTAATACAGGTTATGCGAAAGCTGCAGCTGGTCAAACCGCTCTGGCTCAAGGCTTGGAGAAGCTGGTTGCAGGAATAGGTCAGCTGCAATCAGGTCTTAATCAGGCAGCAGCCGGCCAAGGACAAATTGTTGATCAAATTCCTACCCTTTCTGGAGGGTTGGATCAACTTCAAGGTGGACAACAGCAGCTTGTAGACGGTTTTGGCCAACTGACAGGGCAAATCGGAGAGCTGACCGCAGGACTAAGCGACAGTGCAGATGGTTTGAAGCAAATTACAGGCGGTCTGGATTCCGCACAAGACTACCTAAGCCAGATTCAGGCTGCTAAGAATGATGAGTTGAGCGGATTCTTTGTACCTGCCGAGGCACTTAAGACGGGAGGGATTCAGACGGTTTTTGACAACTATTTGTCTGGTGACCGCAAGGTTATGACTATGGATGTAGTGTTCTCACAAAACCCATACAGTTCAGAAGCGATCGATAGCGTTGGAGATATTCAGGCAGCAGTGGACCGTGCGGTTATCGGGACCAAGCTGGAAAATGCTGAAACAGCCATTAGCGGGGTTACAAGTACTTACAGCGATCTTCAAAAAATATCCAATGAAGATTACACACGTACCGTTATATTGATGTTAGGCGGGATCTTTATTATCTTGGTTCTGCTACTCCGTTCCATAGTTATGCCTATTTACCTTATTGTTTCACTGGTGATCACCTATTTTACAGCTTTGGGAGTAACAGAGGCTATATTTGTTAATCTGCTGGGCTATTCAGGGATTACATGGACTACGCCATTCTTCAGTTTTGTAATGTTAGTAGCGCTTGGAGTAGACTACAGTATCTTCCTCATGGCACGCTTTAACGAGAACAAAACTTGGGATGTGCGCGAAGCTATACTTCATGCGATGCGGAATATGGGTACAGTGATACTGTCAGCTGTAGTTATTCTCGGTGGCACGTTCGCTTCCATGTATCCTTCAGGAGTATTGTCGATGATGCAGATTGCAACTGTGGTACTCGTAGGATTGGCCTTGTATGCTTTGATCTTCCTACCATTCTTTGTACCGGTTATGGTACGGATCTTTGGACGGGGGAATTGGTGGCCTTTCAGAGTTAAACCAACCGAGCCTTCTTCAAATGAATTGAATATGTAA
- a CDS encoding GNAT family N-acetyltransferase produces MLRDIKHLIGTPEVNELLSYAVIDEPDALQHTSSEYSEQAALQLFGWEEEQLLLGLVGFEETEDGSLEVKHMAVLPENRGKGYARGMILELLTSREPRYLMAETEDEVAANFYRSLGFMVYSLGVNGAGIEMFRCVYETEEAEDME; encoded by the coding sequence ATGTTAAGAGACATAAAGCACCTTATTGGCACCCCTGAGGTGAATGAGCTACTTAGTTATGCTGTGATTGATGAGCCTGATGCCCTTCAACATACCTCGTCCGAATATAGCGAACAAGCGGCGCTCCAATTATTCGGTTGGGAAGAGGAGCAATTATTGCTAGGCCTTGTAGGATTCGAAGAAACGGAGGATGGTTCACTAGAAGTGAAACATATGGCCGTCCTCCCGGAAAATAGAGGCAAGGGCTATGCACGTGGCATGATTTTGGAGCTGCTGACCTCACGCGAACCCCGTTATCTAATGGCAGAAACAGAGGACGAAGTGGCGGCTAACTTTTACCGCAGCTTAGGGTTTATGGTATATAGTCTGGGTGTCAATGGTGCGGGAATTGAAATGTTCCGCTGTGTGTATGAAACGGAAGAGGCCGAAGATATGGAATAA
- a CDS encoding MarR family winged helix-turn-helix transcriptional regulator: MNKEAQHWINRYMDAYLVVTRRINAQIRDSISEELTSDQYLILRLIQGQELCTSTHLAEAFAVGKSSITAMTNRLVEAGMIERTRDENDRRQVYLSMTEDGKSIFDAAEKQVQEIVSPYLFHFEESDIEMFIKMFEKLGSLMQESGGKNN; the protein is encoded by the coding sequence TTGAATAAAGAAGCTCAACATTGGATCAATCGCTACATGGATGCCTACCTCGTCGTGACAAGGCGGATTAATGCCCAGATCAGAGACAGCATTTCGGAAGAACTGACCAGCGACCAGTATCTCATTTTAAGGCTGATCCAAGGTCAGGAACTGTGTACCTCAACTCATTTAGCAGAAGCTTTTGCCGTGGGTAAAAGTTCGATCACAGCGATGACCAATCGGTTAGTGGAAGCAGGTATGATTGAACGCACCCGGGATGAGAATGACCGCCGCCAGGTATACCTGTCGATGACGGAGGATGGAAAAAGCATATTTGATGCTGCGGAGAAGCAGGTTCAAGAAATCGTTTCTCCGTACTTGTTCCATTTTGAGGAAAGTGATATTGAGATGTTCATAAAGATGTTTGAGAAGTTGGGAAGTCTAATGCAGGAATCAGGAGGGAAAAACAATTGA
- the rpiA gene encoding ribose-5-phosphate isomerase RpiA: MSINVKQLAAEKAVEYVQDGMKVGLGTGSTAYWAIRKLGERVSEGLKITAVATSQASEDQARELGIPLVAFGDIDSLDLTIDGADELDSKLQLIKGGGGALLREKIVASNSTRMIVVADESKSVATLGKFPLPVEIVPFAREWTVAELATLGCEPVLRKNGDELYKTDNGNYIADCHFVAIDSASDLALKLQGIPGVVEHGLFIGIADLAIIGKNDGSIEIIEGVRSI, encoded by the coding sequence ATGAGTATCAATGTTAAGCAGCTGGCAGCAGAAAAAGCAGTAGAGTATGTGCAGGATGGAATGAAGGTGGGTCTGGGTACGGGGTCTACTGCTTACTGGGCCATCCGCAAACTCGGGGAACGTGTCAGTGAAGGGTTGAAAATTACCGCAGTCGCAACATCCCAAGCCTCTGAGGATCAAGCACGAGAGCTCGGAATCCCTCTAGTGGCCTTCGGAGATATTGACAGTCTGGATTTGACGATTGATGGAGCGGACGAGCTGGATAGTAAGCTGCAGTTAATCAAGGGCGGCGGCGGTGCGCTGCTTCGTGAGAAGATCGTAGCCAGTAATAGCACACGGATGATCGTTGTTGCTGATGAGAGCAAATCCGTAGCCACACTTGGGAAATTCCCGCTTCCCGTGGAGATTGTTCCTTTTGCCAGGGAATGGACCGTTGCAGAGCTTGCCACGCTGGGCTGTGAGCCTGTGCTTCGTAAGAACGGAGACGAGTTGTATAAGACGGATAACGGAAATTACATAGCAGACTGCCACTTTGTGGCTATCGACTCCGCCTCCGATCTAGCACTTAAACTACAGGGTATTCCTGGAGTTGTGGAGCACGGATTGTTTATTGGAATCGCAGATTTAGCTATCATTGGCAAGAACGATGGAAGTATTGAAATTATTGAAGGCGTACGGAGTATTTGA